Proteins encoded within one genomic window of Komagataella phaffii GS115 chromosome 3, complete sequence:
- a CDS encoding Integral membrane protein localized to mitochondria (untagged protein) and eisosomes, immobile patch: MGQLFRKIIQWIPLLFFAGSVLLQFFVILSGARTTGVLKDFYWLEVEGTGAIDPQFGTTRWTNYRMCNWENDELSNCEGPQPAYPFSPDNNFSDGENRALIPSDFINHRDTYYYLSRVGWSMLLVGLVFTVFSFFSTLLRIFLKWKLVSGLNWLNSVFAVFFVALGASLMTAAYVKGRNSFNDASEFDASLGVKMFAFLWTSLALLLLSLPIFCFKKPLSSFHGGTGTASHDDSIEYKEDYIPPATGDAYNPEPAGDYPPTQKRKLNFFKINRKTTIED; the protein is encoded by the coding sequence ATGGGACAGCTTTTTCGCAAAATTATTCAGTGGATTCCCCTCTTGTTTTTTGCGGGATCCGTGCTACTGCAATTCTTCGTGATCCTAAGTGGAGCACGAACAACTGGAGTTCTAAAGGACTTCTATTGGCTAGAGGTGGAGGGTACCGGTGCCATTGACCCCCAGTTTGGAACCACCCGCTGGACGAACTACAGAATGTGCAACTGGGAGAATGACGAGTTGAGTAACTGTGAAGGTCCTCAGCCAGCTTATCCTTTCTCCCCAGATAACAATTTTAGCGATGGTGAAAACAGAGCGCTCATTCCGAGCGACTTTATCAATCACCGAGACACCTATTACTACCTTAGTAGGGTCGGTTGGTCAATGCTTCTTGTGGGTCTGGTCTTTACCGtgttttccttcttcagTACTCTACTCAGAATTTTTCTCAAGTGGAAACTGGTTTCGGGACTTAATTGGCTCAATTCGGTGTTTGCCGTGTTTTTCGTCGCTTTGGGCGCAAGTTTAATGACAGCTGCATACGTCAAAGGTCGCAATTCGTTTAATGACGCTTCAGAGTTCGATGCCAGTTTGGGAGTGAAAATGTTTGCGTTCCTATGGACTTCATTAGCTTTGCTGCTCCTGAGCTTGCCGATATTCTGTTTCAAGAAGCCTCTTTCGTCCTTCCACGGTGGTACCGGAACCGCCAGCCACGACGATAGTATCGAATACAAGGAGGATTACATCCCTCCAGCTACAGGTGACGCCTACAACCCGGAACCAGCCGGCGACTACCCCCCTACTCAGAAGCGTAAGttgaatttcttcaagatcaacCGAAAAACGACCATTGAGGATTAG
- a CDS encoding Protein component of the small (40S) ribosomal subunit — protein sequence MADIILAHIYEIETHQQHLVWSMQASVSSLPESRLGYRSITDDDSEVSNRLTGSSRPNASRTLSIQDTVPLTAQTSNNSIRSLTPLVTTAPMKVRLLRGWSNKGVLLLENKGSVARDHLASERTFLSWLRTSLGLASFGIAITQLLSLTDGDNSSDFSGTDSGPMEVEKIIGLSFVALAFVTLLIGFARFFLVQELLLESSFPVSRFSMGTVVFGTTALFIGKVHGSLSRAGKVKSQTPKVEKTEKPKKPKGRAYKRLLYTRRFVNVTLTNGKRRMNPGPSSQ from the exons ATGGCTGATATCATTCTCGCTCACATTTATGAGATTGAAACCCACCAACAACACCTGGTCTGGTCAATGCAAGCGTCCGTTTCGAGTTTACCAGAAAGTCGTCTTGGCTATAGGTCGATTACGGATGATGACTCTGAAGTTAGCAACCGACTGACGGGATCTTCCAGGCCGAATGCAAGCAGAACTCTATCAATTCAAGACACTGTTCCCCTGACCGCTCAAACGTCAAACAATAGCATTCGTTCTCTCACACCACTGGTTACCACGGCTCCGATGAAGGTCCGTTTGTTACGTGGGTGGTCAAATAAAGGCGTTCTGCTGTTAGAAAATAAAGGTTCTGTGGCGAGGGACCACCTGGCCAGTGAAAGGACGTTCCTTTCTTGGCTAAGAACTTCTCTGGGTTTGGCATCATTTGGAATAGCGATTACTCAGCTACTTTCACTTACAGATGGTGACAACAGTAGCGATTTCTCTGGGACGGATTCCGGTCCCATGGaggttgaaaaaatcattggcCTTTCTTTCGTAGCTTTGGCGTTTGTCACATTATTGATTGGGTTCGCAAGGTTCTTCCTTGTTCAGGAGTTGCTCCTGGAGTCTAGTTTCCCTGTGAGCAGGTTCTCTATGGGCACGGTGGTTTTTGGTACCACAGCATTGTTTATC GGTAAAGTTCACGGATCCTTGTCTCGTGCTGGTAAAGTTAAGTCGCAGACTCCAAAGGTTGAGAAAACCGAAAAgccaaagaaaccaaaggGAAGAGCTTACAAGAGACTCTTATACACCAGAAGATTCGTTAACGTCACTCTGACTAACGGTAAGAGAAGAATGAACCCAGGTCCTTCTTCTCAGTAG
- a CDS encoding Para hydroxybenzoate: polyprenyl transferase gives MNNHSRYLLLGRHRLGLKWLAQKSVNQKFRLISSSTKKLNTVVQETPIFDADKLAAARQARLDGLGVIGKLPEKWIPYAELMRLEKPIGSWLLYSPCTWSITMAAYSTTAPLSSTLWMLGVFGVGALIMRGAGCTINDLLDRDLDNKVERTIERPLASRRVTPKQAITFLGAQLAVGLGVLLQLPADCFLLGAVSLVPVAVYPLFKRITYYPQVVLSSCFTWGALLGFPAMGVWNWSSMIPLYLSSFAWCMTYDTIYAHQDKKFDVKAGIKSTALAWGDKSKPIMYGLTTIQMATFALSGYMNSMGPGFALGAIIGGYRVFQMVRKVDLDNPKDCWYHFRNNINNGHIFFAGIFLDYILRLLGYI, from the coding sequence ATGAACAATCATTCCAGGTACTTACTACTTGGAAGGCATAGATTAGGTTTGAAATGGCTTGCTCAAAAAAGCGTCAATCAGAAGTTTCGATTGATATCAAGTTCGACTAAAAAGCTTAACACAGTCGTTCAAGAAACTCCCATATTTGATGCTGATAAACTAGCAGCTGCCAGACAGGCCAGATTAGACGGCCTGGGAGTAATAGGCAAATTGCCTGAAAAATGGATACCTTATGCGGAGCTGATGAGGCTGGAAAAACCCATTGGGTCTTGGTTGTTGTATTCACCGTGTACATGGTCGATTACTATGGCCGCGTATTCCACCACTGCTCCATTATCTTCCACTTTGTGGATGCTGGGAGTATTTGGAGTGGGTGCATTGATAATGAGAGGAGCAGGTTGCACAATTAATGACTTATTAGATCGAGATCTAGACAACAAAGTGGAAAGAACTATAGAGAGACCACTGGCTAGCAGAAGAGTTACACCCAAGCAAGCGATTACATTCTTGGGTGCTCAACTGGCTGTTGGTCTGGGTGTGTTATTGCAATTACCAGCGGACTGTTTCCTATTGGGAGCTGTTTCATTGGTTCCAGTGGCAGTTTATCcacttttcaaaagaattaCGTACTACCCACAAGTTGTATTAAGTTCGTGTTTCACTTGGGGAGCCTTACTAGGATTCCCGGCTATGGGTGTTTGGAACTGGTCCTCTATGATTCCGCTGTATCTATCCAGCTTCGCCTGGTGTATGACTTACGATACCATATATGCCCACCAAGATAAGAAATTCGACGTCAAGGCTGGAATTAAGTCTACGGCTTTGGCTTGGGGTGACAAATCCAAACCAATCATGTACGGACTCACTACAATTCAAATGGCGACATTTGCATTGAGTGGATACATGAACAGCATGGGGCCCGGATTTGCACTTGGAGCCATAATTGGAGGCTACAGAGTATTTCAAATGGTCAGAAAAGTAGACTTGGATAACCCCAAAGATTGCTGGTACCATTTCCGaaacaatatcaataatggccatattttctttgcaGGCATTTTTCTTGACTACATCTTGAGACTTTTGGGATACATTTAG